One window of the Tachypleus tridentatus isolate NWPU-2018 chromosome 10, ASM421037v1, whole genome shotgun sequence genome contains the following:
- the LOC143229410 gene encoding uncharacterized protein LOC143229410 encodes MADKEKENENNSNVGNGFFWVLRDWVMKQVPQIKPFTPYNVYSHYVPLAGSLSYSIFSVTVFIPEISTRLFPRRSIAVANSLLFNSHLGSGLYLYTRHHLAEASTYYRTMYSVYGALLFNFGSVLLWAVTKTLLPENVMVRTAFAVSTSLCMLTIGKEYLDYVDSKVESNK; translated from the exons ATGGCAGATAAAGAGAAGGAAAACGAAAATAACTCGAACGTTGGAAATGGATTTTTTTGGGTGTTACGAGATTGGGTTATGAAACAAGTACCCCAGATAAAACCATTTACTCCTTATAATGTATATTCACATTACGTACCTCTAGCAGGATCCTTGAGTTATTCTATATTTTCAGTTACCGTATTCATCCCTGAAATTTCAACAAG GCTTTTCCCAAGACGAAGTATAGCTGTGGCAAATAGTCTGCTTTTCAACTCTCATTTGGGATCAGGTTTGTACTTGTACACTCGTCATCACTTGGCAGAGGCTTCTACTTACTATAGGACCATGTACAGTGTCTATGGTGCTTTACTTTTCAACTTTGGATCTGTTTTGTTGTGGGCAGTAACAAAGACTTTACTACCAGAGAATGTAATGGTACGCACTGCATTTGCTGTATCTACATCTTTGTGTATGCTGACTATTGGAAAGGAATACTTAGATTATGTAGACAGCAAGGTTGAAAGCAACAAataa